AATAGCTGGTGATGTGGGAGGAGTTTCCTTTATGGGGATTGCTATGCTGGTCTGTGCTGGTTGGTTTGGACTGTGTTGGGTGGCAGTGTTTTGGGGATATATCTTGTTGTTTGCTGAGGGTGTGTTGGGGTGAAAAAAGCCTAGACCTCTGTGCTGTATGTAGCGAGGCCAGTCCCCACGGCCACTGGTGTGTGAGTGCAGGTAGGAGCATCCTGGGCCAGTTGTGGTGGTTGGAAGAGGGCAAAGAGCAGTCCTGGGCATCTCTtgtggtttttgtgggtttttggtgTTTCTTGGGTGGAGTTAGTAGCACTGGGGTGCTGTTCCTTGTCCAAGGCCTCAGCAGGCCTTGGTGGGTCCCCTCCTTGCTTCTTTGAGTTGCGCCTTGTTTATGCCACCCTGCTTGGTCCCAAGCAGTGCTGTGgcattgctggattttttttgtgatgAGGTGGTGTTTTGGGGGATGGCTTTCATGTCTTATCAGTGGCAGAGGGTTGGGAAGGGAGAGGGTgggtggtgggggaggaggagtgCACAGGGCAGGCATCACATCGTCTGGGCAAGCGTGTGCTCCAAGGGTCTAACATCAACAGGAGATTCCTGTGGGATTGAAGGACCATGGTGGGTCCCTGAGAGTGGCCTGCTGTCTGGAACCTTTGACCAGGGCAGGAGGCATTGGTGGGACAGGCTGCAGGAGGGGGagtctccctccctgcctgcaaggATCCTGTCTTTGCCTGTCAGGTACATGAATGATGactatctcttttctttttgcttcttatttgcttttgcaaaatttCCAACAAGtgaatcaaataaataaatatataaatataaaaactaaCGgctggataaataaataaataaatagacagataaataaataaatagagttCTGTGATAAATAGTCATTGGTCTGAGAGTCTTGCAGTGTCCATAGGGACCTTCTCCTCCATCAGAGGAGATCACAGTCTGGATGGGCTAAATCACGCCATGGGTAATAAACACCACCCCTCTCCCCAGAACCTCATGACTGTCCATGAGGGTGCAGCACAGCAATTTCCTCCTTCTTCCAGCGCAGGTGTGGCTGCAGTGTGGGTGTGCAGTCTATGCCACAGCCTGGCCCCAGCCTCGCCGCGGTCATGCCCATTTCCCCATCAGTGCGGTCTCCAGCCTAGAAGAGGTGTGAGCAGTGCTGAGCAATCCCAGCCCGGGTTGCTGCTCCCTCTGCTCAATCTGTGGCTGCCGGTGTTGTCTGGGCATGGGCATTTGGAGCAGGTGGGTTTGGCGGAGGGCAGGCACGGCTTGGCTCTTCATCTGCTGAAAGAGTGTGTCCACCTGTTGGAAGCAGGCGCGAGCTTGGAGGCGGACGTGGTCCCAGGCGCAGGCGCTGTGGTGGTGGGTGCGGAGGAAGTGCTGGATGTCCCTGAAGTATTTGTCGAGGGTGAGCAGCAGGTTGCGTGGCCCTTGTCTTTTGAAGAACATCCTGTTGGCTGGCACACATTGCTCCAGGTGGTGGATGTGGTGCTGGAGGCTGTTGAGGAGTTGGTGTTGTGCCTGGgcgtcccagtgctggggggtactggggctgctgagggtgtggaggaggtgctggaggatgcgGAGGACGGTGGTGGCGGCTTGCTGTGGGTGGCTGGTGTGGAGGAGGGTGTCGGGGAAGACGGGCgcctggtgggggtggcagggctgtgtcGGGCTGGGagccatggcctggaggagctggaggctgtccCAGGGGAAGGTGTCGTGTCGGGGAGGCAGGTGGTGGCAGGCGAGGGCGGTGGCGAGAGCcgtcaggaggagcaggagcggcggggcgccGTGGCGCAGGCGGGTCTGTGGGGTTGCGGGCGCAGCCATGGTGGGCCTgtgggtggtgctgggcaggagcctggTCAGGCTTGGTGGTAGTGCAGGCAGGCACTGTGCTTGGGGTGCTGCCGGGTGGCCGGCTTTATGTGGTGCAGTGGCTTTcctttcatcatcatcatctagACAGAATTtccctgttttcattttcagttttgctttccgTTTACTTTTTCCTAGGGCTTTTGTTGTGTTTGTCAAAGTGTGAACAGGAGGTGGCACTGCCAAGGGAAGGGGAGCTGGTTCTTTCCCAGGACTGCTGtcagggcgtggggggagcccaGCTCCTGTGCTGTTGCGGTTCAGCTGGGGATGTGAAAGCACTGCCACAGAGGCTTTTGGGGCAGCTGTGCTCAGGATGTGTTTCAGGGTTTCCTTTCTGTTTGagttgtttttcttggtttttattttcaagtttctcGGCCTACCAACATCTATTATTCTTATTTCGTGCTCCGATGTTATTTGTATATATGAGTTAAtgcatgttttcctttattttttattgacaaataattttagtttgtcagtctattattttttttcctttcccttttcctttctctgtagcATCTGCAGCTTTGCTAGTGGAAgagtttttcctctctgcaagCATCTTGCAGAGTATTTCTGGGGCTACCTGTCATTGCATTTGGCCCCCAAGTTATTTGTCCTCAGTATGTTGATAATtagaaataaatgcataaatgTCATGAAGGATTTTTCATCAACTGTTCATGCAATGATTATGATCTctagatttggtttttttcattgtcttttgaATTTGTTGTAGAAATTATGCTGTGTTTGGGAGGCAGGAGCGGATGTGAATATTTGTCTTCGAGGTTAGCTTATATCTAGAAAGTGAAAGTGGGCAGAGTCCCAAGTGCAAGTCATCACTGCTTCCTGGGAAGTTTCCAGCAGCAAGAGGTACCGATGGCTGCTGATACAGCAAGAACAGGGGTTTCTCCTGAGGTTTGGGAGGggattcttttttaatttaactcAATTAATTAATTTGTATGTTGATGCTGTAAATTCTCACTGtggttttttggggtggttttttttgtgtgtgtattacaTTGGGATATTCTATCTTCTCTGTTAGTCTGTTTCAGGCTGCTTGTGTGGCAGAGATCTTAGAAATACATTAGCTGATGTGCATGGTACTTAGTGAGCTGCTTGGTTGAGGTTAAACCTATTATGTCAGATCACTTAAtcatttttcagtccttttctgtCTCACCGTTTTAGTCTATTCCTCATATTTCAGTTTTGACTTTAGGCACTTTCTACTGCGTGCTTTCTGTAGGTCAGGAAATACCCGTGTTTGAAGAGCAGAGTATCTCTTCTGATGTTTTGCTGTGGGTGGGTATGAAGTCCAAAGATAACTGGCTTGCACTCAtattttataatgattttatGTGTTGAATGTGTGTATGCTCAGGTGTGTGGGATAGGGATACGCAGTGCTGATGTGGTTTTCCCCCACCTGAGGGGCAGTG
The Strix uralensis isolate ZFMK-TIS-50842 chromosome Z, bStrUra1, whole genome shotgun sequence DNA segment above includes these coding regions:
- the LOC141937669 gene encoding interferon-like, which encodes MAAPATPQTRLRHGAPPLLLLLTALATALACHHLPPRHDTFPWDSLQLLQAMAPSPTQPCHPHQAPVFPDTLLHTSHPQQAATTVLRILQHLLHTLSSPSTPQHWDAQAQHQLLNSLQHHIHHLEQCVPANRMFFKRQGPRNLLLTLDKYFRDIQHFLRTHHHSACAWDHVRLQARACFQQVDTLFQQMKSQAVPALRQTHLLQMPMPRQHRQPQIEQREQQPGLGLLSTAHTSSRLETALMGKWA